The sequence TTTACCTGTGACGACCCTCACTCTTCCCCCAAATCCTCACTATAATCTGAACCTTTACCTTAAGGTTCATTAAACCCTAAAATTTAAACCTAATCCTCAAATCTAAAATGGGCCATTTTTTAAAGTAGTAAAGTTTTTCTCAATTGCTAAGACCATCCATAAGACCGCCCATTTGACCTTCATTATCACTTTAATGCAGCAGGAGTCACTTTTTCATTGGTTTCGCACATTTTTTATGCCCTTTTTCAAAACAGTTAACACAAGCCATCCAATGACCCAAAAGTTTGATGCAGTTTTTATCTCAAGTATCTTTTagcacagaaatacagtacaaatTAAGATTGATGCTGGTTATATTGACAGCTGTagtttgtattttgttgtttactaTCTAATGGTTGATTGAAAGAATATATTAGTTTGACTGGTGTTGTTTTAGGGAAATATtaggttttgttgtgttttgaatgtttttctaGTGTTCGTTGTCTCCAAAAGATTTTTACTGTCAAGTCCCAaaagtcacaaaacacaaacagtcatgtCTGACTATAGCTGTGaagacactcattgacataatgcattccctagaccctaaccatcgtaactaaatgcctaaccctaagATAACCCTAATTCTAACTgtaaccctaaaaccaagtcttaaccctcaaaaaaaccatttgaagttgtgaggacccgccaaaatgtcctcacaagaatggtatcagagtaaaacatgtccacacaaccatagaaagacatggacacaaacacacacacttcccagGTTACAGTAATAAATTTTCCCAGGAAGGGTCCGAAGGCAGTTTTGTCTCTGGCATGCTGCCTGGACTAAGGTCTCAGCTGTAATGCAGGGCTACGACTCATCTGAAAAAGGTGGACATGAATCATCCAGAGGCTAGAAACTGTGTAATTATCACAGTTTTTTGTCTTGTCACACTGTTCATGTTACAGTCATGTTAGACATATAAAATACgtattgtatttgtatacaGTTAAATACTTACATCAATACATCAATAAACTTACATCTGTAGTTTATATGTCTATGCTTCTGGCTCCAAAAAACAACGTGGCGACGTCAACAACCGCCCGAAAATGGCGACTGACCTGGCTTCACTCTCGCGGTGCATAACGCTACGAGTGACGTCACACCTGTATACACCGACAATGGCGAtgaccttcatttaaaaactacatttgatttttttttatcgtACAAAACTGCTTCCAAACTGTTAAGACCTGATACTCATGTAAGTATTTTGACCTAAATGACCTGCATTCACTCGCTCTCATCTTTAAAGTGCTATTTTCCCCAAGGATTCTGTTGCATCTATTTCTCCTGTCTATTCATGTGTTTTTCCGCGCTGCAGAGTCATGACTTGTGTATTTTACCTCGAACGTTTTCACTTCAGTGAAAAGCCTATCAAGAGGTGCAAATTAAGAAAAAAGCAGGAGCagaaagaggagggaaaaaaaggaataaGTGATGAAGTTTGTGGAGGGGAGCAGCGAGGATACAAGGATACAACAGGTGGGTTACATGCTTCATCAgtctttttcactctgtgtctgaGTTTGGACGACCAGCCAAATGAGACTTTCATATCAGCATGAACACAGGAAGGCCAAGTGGTTATTAATAGTTCAGGTCACAGTACCAACAAGCACAAGTACCAATGAGGTTTCCAGTCCAACTACAGTTTTTAAAGGACCACGTGAAGGCACAGAAGTAATTTCCTCAACTACCACGACAATAGAGGGTCCTGAATGATCATAGAGGTGAAAAGATAATGAGCTGCCATGCAAGATTAGATCAGTTCAGTGGGTACTGACCTGTGACATGTTCCATTAGGCCTGTATTTAACTGACCCAAGTATTCTGTGATGGTGTCTCAGTATGAAAAGACAATTAGGACAGCTGAACTGCTTTGAATGAAGCTGGACTTCATTTCTCTGTAGGTTTCAGCTTGAGTACTTCTGGAGATTAGAAAGACAAAATTAAATGAGGTGAGGAAAAATTCTGCATATCCAAGATGAATAGCAATTACACTGCAATAACTATTTGGTTGATCCAATGAGAAAATATGCTTTTGAGAATTACCTAgtctattaaaaacaaactcaaagtGACTCCAAATCTCAAAACTGAATCCTTAATGCAGCAAACATAATCATCCCCAGCACCTACTTTTGTACATCTGTAGTATATAGTAGACATTATGCCACTGGTGTGATGCTTCATGTAACCACAAATGTTACGGGCTATGTACTGCATGCAGAGGGCGATCAATTatcaaaacaaattacaaattcaGTTATTATGTAAGAAGTTGTTTCCCTGTTCTGTCGTCTATATAGTTTATTGTGTGCTGGCAGGAGAAAAATAAGACAGAACGAGCTGTGGAAGTTACACTGCTTTCCCCTtcatctgtacaaaaacactTACCTTGCCTTTAAAAACATACTTAAATGGACAGTTACATATGGTATTTCTAAGTGCAATAAAGACATATTTCACATATGAAAAAAGCCATTATCTCTCATGCCACAGTAAATGATTAAACCTTCCTCAAGATAAAAATGGTTATGGTGAGAATGAAAGTATCTCCTGCTCAGTCTCTAATGATTTCTATTGTCTACTGCTGATTTTCTCCTGTAGAGGACGCAATAAGTATCGTAACTCCTCTAGAGAAAACATTGGTTTCTCTGAGTGCTTCACctctttttattgcattttaaaaaggcaaataatCTCCACTGATAGCtggaaaatgagaaacacatCTTTTTATATGCTTTTGTCTTAGAGAGAAGAAGTCAAGTAGTCTGTGTGAGtgttctatgtgtgtgtatgacggCACACTGACAGACCTCACGTTGCTTTCACGCCTGACTTGGCAGCGCCGTCTCCACGACTCTCACAGTCAGGACAGATGGCAAGGACTTACCCCACTAAGAAAccttccaacacacacaaacaaccagaCGTGATGCACAGCATAAGAACTTCCTTGGCACCCAGTACACTCGTGTCTCAATCCAACAGTGAGTCATGCCTAGCATCCTCTCCCACcaagtgtctgtatttgtgtgagtgAATTTGGCAGGCAGTATGCTTTGATAAATCACCTGAAGTCAACAAGTCAAACCACAGTGCCTGCTGCTCTTTTCCAGTCACACATCTCACTGAGCCTGCTATCCACTTCAGTCTAAACAAGAGCCTTGTACTGACAGCAGGTTCAAATATCTATTCTCCTTTCATAACCCAGAGGTAATTTGCATTATAAAGACAATTTCCCATGACTACTAGCATATTAAACTGACACTCATGATCAAAGGTACTGATTCAAATCTAGCACTGCAATTTCCTTCCTGCCTATCCtgagctgtgctgctgcttgagaagttaatttgcatttttaaatctaGTTGCTCTTGCTCTTCTGATAGTCTATGTAAATGAAAAGTGCcatattttgcagtttttagtTTGGACATCAAACATGAGAATGAGCCACCTCAAAATTTTTTCCAACTTGAATGACAAACTGTTGTCTCTAAAATATCAAGCACTTTCTTTAACATATGTATATGCATTCATTTACTGGCAAGCTGTGTATGTTTAAGTGGAGCCCATCTGATCAGTGTGCACTCTAAAGTGTAGGTATAGAACTGGgtttaaatatgtgtgtgtgcctgaatATGATGCATGTGTAAGAGGCTGTGTAGGTAGACAAAGGGTGTTAAATCTGCAAGGTCAAACAAAATTCACTCCAGTATTTACAGTAGTGTGGAAAAGTTTAAGCCTCTCTATATTTTCCATAGTctacacaaacagcagtgagaAAGCCTAAACCTACAGAAATatgtcactttatttttttttacttcaggcAATATTTTTACCCTTATTCAATAAAGTTGgtgcaaaaaaataattaaaagcaaaatgcCCACTCTAGTATTAGTGCACTGACATCTACTGTGCATGCATAGGACAGAATTTGCCTATTTTTTGTCTGGCTTCAGATAAGTAACAAATTGAAGGAAAAGCTTTAATATCAACAAAAACGTAAATGCCTCCATGAATGATGAGCGTGAATATATATCCCAATCATTGCATTGTAGACTGTACTGTAGACTTCACAGCGATCAGatctcctttttttccccccatttttAACCAAACACCATCAAATACTCaatcaaaagaacaaaagaagtAATGATGTACATATGCCAACAGAGCGAAAgatacattttaatgaaatcagAACAGAAATTTTAATCAGGAATACAGATCCTCTAATTAATACAAAGACTAGACAGATAATAGTACATCACTTTGTACATTTAGGTCATGAAGCTCTTCCTTTTCTGATTTCTTTcgcttttcttaaaaaaaaattaggtcTAAATGGGGCAAGAAACATAACATAAATTTTGGGTATCTTTTGTAGCTGGACAATTATCAGTCAGTGTTGTAGCATTGGTATCAAACATTCTGCTGAagaacatatttaaaacatcaTGTTGAATGTCCAAAAAATCCTACAAAAACatccagttaaaaaaaaaaaatatccacagCTCTCTTCAGTGTAATCTAGGCATCATCGGGTTTGTCTGCCGGTGGCCCACATGGTTGAAGCATCTTCTCCATCAGGTTAAACCGGACACGTGCTTTGCTCTCATTCTCAGCAATGGAGAAGTAATTGAGCAGGTCAAAATGTCCCATGTAGGAGCAGTAAGAGTCTCTGTGCTGGTTGACCAACCATTCCCACTTGCTGGTGTCTGCGTGCCCCGTGCCGATGTACTTAGACTGCAGATGCTCCAGTTGGCTGTGGATGTTGTATCTGTCTGTCATGGTGACTTTGATTTGAGTCTGAGGAACTCTGgacagaaaaggaggaaaagggcccaaaatgtaattttaatgtaGATTTCACTGAAAGACTTACACATTTCTAATGCTGTGGACTCACTAGAcgattttaaaatcttcactaattttaaaaacaggagacCACAGGTATACTGACAGTTTGAACGTACTTTTAATATATCAATCCTCTGAATTCACGCACTGGAGCACGTGTTTATTAATATAAGAATAAATATACTACTAAAGCATATTTGTAAGTTATATTTACTtagaattgtatttttactgcgTATTAGGACCCTTCTTATGCTAACCTACCAAAACCTTTTGCCACCCCATGTTAAAATTTCTTGATCTTCGACTGCAAACAAGTTTGCCACCGTTGCGGCCGAACCTACTGAGCTAACTAGTTGGCAAGTCTTTGTATTGTTGTGATCGATCACACAGTCGCAACTTGGGCAACGAGTTTAAGATTATTGTTTGTAATTCTGACAGTTTGACCATCCAAGACACCTTAGGGACATCGGTAAGTGTTTTAAACATCTTTCAGAGTTTTTGTCAAGCATCGCCACTTAATTTAGAGAAACCGATGTTGTCGATGCTAAAGTTACCTGACGTTAGCGCACAGACTAGGGCTAATTACGATGTAATTAAATCAGCAACATGTCTGGCCTACTCACGGTAAAATtaactgttttctctgtgctcgACTTTTCCTCGGTATAGCcgtaaaatagaaataaacacatcattCGTTTCGAAGTGCTTTGTAGCTCTTTACCTTTAGCTAGCATGCTAACTGCTAATGTAACGTTGAACAGCTGTCTGGCTAAAACAGTAGCACGAGGTAAGCTAAAAGTGTCCTGAAACATCAACTGAAACGTCTCTTTTTGCCAAACATTTGCTTCTTAACGACACGAAAGTTTTCTCAAACAAACTATACGTACTGGATAAAATACAACCGTCCAGGCTTGAAGGCAGAAGAGACACTATCGCGGCTCCGCAGAACAACTTCCTCTAAATCCCTCTGTAAAATCAACCGGGAAGAAACGACTGTAAATTTTTGTTCTGGAGCTCGAATCAAGATATCgtacatattttacatatttgtataCTGCGATGAAAAATTACATCTACATGACATTGATCATAAGCATTAAATGGGTGGTAATGcgtgaaacaataaaaatgttaacaaaaaatcaaataaagatATTTATTAATTAGCAAACGACTTACTAATGGCAAGCCATCCCACAGACATGTCATTAAATCCAGCTGTGAATTCCATAGTGGTGAAAAGGAAAAGTGATGGGATTGTTAAAGTCTCTCTGGATGAATGTTTGTGCCAAatttcactgaaacaaacaaaacaacaaattagtTGTTGAATAGTTCTGCCTGCAGAAATATCCTGTTCTAGTCTAGATCAAAGGGCGGACTGACAAACCAGCTTTGCCATCATTAGAGCCACAGTGTGGGTAAAAGATAAATTATTAGGTGTTATATaacaatatattataatatatagtGGTGGAAAGTAAGTACATTTgctcaagtactgtacttaaatacAGTTTTGAGGTATCTGGGCTTtatacttaagtaaaggatctcaGTACTTCTTCAACCACTGACAATATACAAAGGATGTGTTGAATGTATTCTTAtagccagtgttttttttctagtttcaGTCCCTTGATGGGAACATGTAGCATGTGGATAGTTTCCTGACATTAGTACAggctcatttgtttttcaatttcacgtttttaaaaaaatattgttagtATGTTATTTGTTGAGTAGAGTCAACtcctttttgttgttctttctcaTTAGAAGCAGCCGTGGAGATGTGGAAAGAGAGCAGAAGCAGATGACAATAATCATTGTAATAGCTAATGCTAGTGCTGTTCTCAGCTCACCACATCCACTGGGTCAGACAATTTTACCAGCAGAGATATGTTCGCCCTTGGTGGCTACAAAAACCTCTCGTACTTGCAATCATTGTGAGCTTTTGTTGGTTTTACTTAGGAATGTTACTGCTTTTTGCATTTGAAACATCTATAGCAATTTTCAAGATCTTGTTCTTGCAATTTGTACATGGAAAATTGACTTCTGCTTTTACTCCCATAAGGCACATAAGAAGAAAATTGCCTGAACATTTACAAGTTAAGATACTCCTGGGAAAGGGGCTGACTTAGATCTATGTTTATATGTATTTGTGATACTTgtgataaacagaaaaaaattcaaaatttagGTGTAATATTGGAACTTAGGGTAAAGCAGGGTAAAGTGAGTCAGTTTTAGCAGTGAAGTGAATTTCCATTGGTATGTAGTAAGCTCTGCATTCAAGTCAGTTTAGATACAGAAAAAGCATCCACCATGATATAGATTGTTTCACTGAGGTGCATCTTGATGTTTGATTGAAGTAGGCAACATACCATTTAATTAGTTCTCATGAGGACTGTTGATCATGGCTATTGATTGTCTGTATAGGACACATGTGCTATTGAAAAATATCTGATGAGAATAACTTGCCATGAAGGATAACAAGATAAAAGAGGAAGGTCCATTTATCACACTGCACCATGGAGATCACCAGTTAGAGATATCACATTTCTAATAGCACATCCTGGCAGGAACCACTGGGGAGGTCAACGTTGTCTGTCACCAGCTGTGGAGACAGCAGATTCTTCTTATTTCATTATATAGAAAGAATCGTGGGTGCCCAGATGATCAGGTGAACTTGGATTACGGTCCACTTTTTTATGCTTATAATATGGTGGACAGTATTCAGTCTGTATGGGTGCATTTGTAAAAGGCTCTGTGTGGTTTAAATGATAAAACTGGACTGTATCACCAGTCACTTGGTATAAGAGAAGCTGAATGCACAATGAGGGCAGTGGCCAGTTGAAAAGAGGAGATTTACATAAGAATGAGAATAAATATGCAGTTATCCTCATATGAGTCATCTGACATCTACTTGAGGGAGGAGAAATGAGATAGAAAAGAGAAGAATAAGATGTGATATAAACAGCCTGTTACATTATGCTACTCCTTTTACTTAgctccatgtttgtgtttgatcaTGATCATTATGAACTGGCCTTTTCCATTACACTTCAGTCTGTAGCACTTGGTACTTCAATATTGAACAGTGTGCATAACAAGCACTCAATTTAAATTAGTGGTCACTGGTGATataactaaaaatacacaataaaacaatgtatAAGTGGGTAATAATTAATCATGGGCTTACTCAAGAGTATGTTCTCCATGAGGCTGCAATTATGCAAAGATACTTTAAATATTACAGAAACATTGTAGTCCCATAGTTTCCAATAATTTTCTAGAAAAGAATAGATAACATGAAATTCATAGAAAGATTccaggaaaaaaatgtgtaattcaGTACAATCTTTTGTGAAACACTTGATGCCTATCAACTATTTTTCAGTCAGTGCACATTATTAAGATCAAGTCTTTTTCCAGAAATCCTTTTAGGAAAGTTTAAGGAAGTATAGACCTGTGCCACAACCTGATACCACAATATTACggaataatttatttaaaaataatactttGGCATATaaaattagatgaagacaaagacacCCACAAATCTGGGAAAGAGACCAGCTTAAGTAAAAAATAACCCATACTAAAGAAACATAGGTGTCCTGACTTTTCTCTAGTATGGGTCATGCTCCATTAA is a genomic window of Mastacembelus armatus chromosome 15, fMasArm1.2, whole genome shotgun sequence containing:
- the sf3b5 gene encoding splicing factor 3B subunit 5, which codes for MTDRYNIHSQLEHLQSKYIGTGHADTSKWEWLVNQHRDSYCSYMGHFDLLNYFSIAENESKARVRFNLMEKMLQPCGPPADKPDDA